The following coding sequences are from one Nicotiana tabacum cultivar K326 chromosome 1, ASM71507v2, whole genome shotgun sequence window:
- the LOC142163909 gene encoding putative mitochondrial protein AtMg00860: MEHLRKVFQVLRENELYIKREKCEFAQSKEHFLGHVISNGELRMDEAKVRAIQEWEAPIKVTKLRSFLGLVNYYRRFVSGYSAKAAPLTELLKNNKTWVWTERFQKAFEGLKAAVIEEPVLALSDFAKTFKVHTYALDFAIGGVLMQDKHPIAFESRKLNNTERRYTV; encoded by the coding sequence ATGGAAcacttaaggaaggttttccaagtcttgcgGGAGAATGAGCTATACATCAAGAGAGAGAAGTGCGAGTTTGCACAATCAAAGGAGCActtcttgggccatgtcattagcaatggcGAGCTACGCATGGACGAGGCTAAGGTGCGTGCTATCCAGGAGTGGGAGGCACCCATAAAGGTAACTaagttgagatccttccttggccttgttaactactatcgtcggtttgtcaGTGGATACTCAGCAAAGGCCGCACCATTGACTGAGTTGCTAAAGAATAACAAGACATGGGTTTGGACGGAGCGTTTTCAAAAGGCATTTGAAGGCCTTAAGGCAGCTGTAATAGAGGAGCCAGTCTTGGCATTATCTGACTTTGCCAAGACTTTTAAGGTGCACACATATGCCTTAGACTTTGCCATTGGgggtgtcttgatgcaggataaACATCCTATAGCATTTGAGAGTCGCAAGTTAAATAATACAGAGCGGCGTTACACGGTATAA